One window from the genome of Streptococcus salivarius encodes:
- a CDS encoding transporter substrate-binding domain-containing protein, whose protein sequence is MKKFWFILTALVATCFLVACSGSQGVNPKTIKEKKKIVVATESEFAPFEFKSLVNGKDTLVGADIELAKAIGEKLGVKVEFSVMSFDNVLANVQSGKADIAIAGISVTDERKKVYDFSDSYYTSENVVIVKKDKVNDYTSTDSLAKQTVGTQKGSVQETVAKKQISKASVVSLTSNGEMINELKSGQLQAVVLEKAIAEGYIAQNDDLTLANFNLKSDGSDAYAVATRKGSDDLLKEINAVIKETKDSGKFDQWLKEASTYKQSK, encoded by the coding sequence ATGAAGAAATTTTGGTTTATCCTTACAGCTCTAGTCGCTACCTGCTTTCTAGTTGCTTGTAGCGGAAGTCAGGGAGTAAATCCCAAAACGATTAAGGAAAAGAAGAAAATTGTCGTGGCAACAGAATCAGAATTTGCACCATTTGAGTTCAAATCATTGGTTAACGGCAAAGATACGCTAGTTGGAGCAGACATCGAGTTGGCCAAAGCTATCGGTGAAAAACTCGGTGTAAAGGTTGAATTTTCCGTGATGTCTTTTGATAATGTTCTTGCTAACGTGCAAAGTGGTAAAGCCGATATTGCCATTGCAGGGATTTCGGTGACAGACGAACGTAAGAAGGTTTATGATTTTTCAGACAGCTACTATACGTCAGAAAATGTAGTGATTGTCAAAAAAGACAAGGTAAATGACTATACAAGCACTGATAGTCTCGCAAAACAAACTGTCGGTACGCAAAAAGGCTCTGTTCAAGAAACCGTTGCTAAGAAACAAATTTCTAAGGCAAGTGTAGTATCACTGACTTCAAATGGCGAAATGATTAATGAACTCAAGTCAGGACAGCTTCAAGCAGTTGTACTTGAGAAGGCCATTGCAGAAGGTTATATCGCTCAAAATGATGATTTAACCCTTGCCAACTTTAACCTCAAGTCAGACGGTTCAGATGCTTATGCAGTCGCAACACGTAAGGGGTCAGATGACTTGCTTAAAGAAATCAATGCCGTCATCAAAGAGACTAAAGACTCTGGAAAATTTGACCAATGGTTAAAAGAAGCATCAACCTACAAACAAAGTAAGTAA
- a CDS encoding CPBP family intramembrane glutamic endopeptidase: protein MKKRMLEKYTSLYDKVPSWLMIMLSCFIAFGYFLISGFLSGIVVGIPMAIVLSFLVLNGNIQFQDTHSIYYKIFSTLYFQLGAFAFTALAIFFWVKVVEKRPIRTLGFFKGHIWLNLLKGWGFGTLLLLVSFLGTYLLGGLEFVKVDFSQKTLLYILSLIPFWFIQGGTEELVTRGWLLQTVTNRLNLSWGIAISSSLFSMLHLGNQGVTALSLISIVLVGVLMALYMLKTDNIWGVAALHGAWNFAQGNLVGVSVSGQNAGGSLLHFQARSGVPDWLSGGAFGLEGNIVTCVVLVVGIIILRLQLKKENF from the coding sequence ATGAAGAAACGTATGCTTGAGAAATATACTAGCCTATATGATAAAGTCCCAAGTTGGCTGATGATTATGCTGTCCTGTTTTATTGCCTTTGGTTATTTCCTTATAAGTGGATTTCTATCAGGGATTGTTGTGGGAATTCCAATGGCTATTGTTCTTTCGTTCCTAGTATTAAATGGCAACATTCAGTTCCAGGATACACATTCGATTTACTATAAAATATTTTCAACCTTGTATTTTCAGTTGGGAGCCTTTGCCTTTACTGCCTTAGCTATCTTTTTCTGGGTTAAAGTTGTTGAAAAACGTCCCATTCGTACACTTGGATTTTTTAAGGGGCATATTTGGTTGAACTTGCTTAAGGGGTGGGGATTTGGGACTTTACTCTTGTTAGTTAGTTTCCTTGGGACTTATTTACTAGGCGGTTTAGAATTTGTGAAGGTAGACTTTTCGCAGAAAACCCTCTTATACATACTTTCCCTAATACCTTTCTGGTTTATCCAAGGTGGAACCGAGGAACTGGTGACACGTGGTTGGTTGCTTCAGACGGTGACTAATAGATTGAACCTTTCTTGGGGAATTGCTATTTCAAGTTCTCTCTTTTCAATGCTACACTTGGGAAATCAAGGAGTTACCGCCTTGTCTCTCATCAGTATTGTTTTAGTGGGTGTTCTCATGGCTCTTTACATGCTCAAGACAGATAATATCTGGGGTGTTGCTGCCCTTCACGGTGCTTGGAACTTCGCGCAAGGAAATCTAGTTGGCGTGTCAGTTAGTGGACAGAATGCAGGCGGCAGCTTATTGCACTTTCAGGCCAGGTCAGGTGTACCTGATTGGTTGTCAGGTGGTGCCTTTGGCCTAGAAGGGAATATCGTTACCTGTGTGGTTCTGGTGGTAGGTATCATCATTCTTCGATTACAATTAAAGAAAGAAAACTTTTAA
- a CDS encoding transporter substrate-binding domain-containing protein translates to MKKLFLGAMALLAAVTLVACGSKKDAYESIKENKKLVVAVSPDYAPFEFKTLVDGKDQVVGSDIKLAQAIADELGVKLEVTTMSFDNVLSSLQAGKADIAISGISVTDERKKTFDFSDPYYETQNAIIVRKDQESTYSSLDAFKGKKVAVQKGTIEEGLTKKQLKDSTVVSLTAMGEAINEVKSGQVDAVDLEKPVAEGYVAQNPDLALASVALKVDDGDAKAVAMAKGNDKLKEAVNKVIKKMKANGTYDEYIKDASKYTAVE, encoded by the coding sequence ATGAAAAAACTATTCCTTGGAGCCATGGCTCTCCTTGCTGCTGTTACCTTGGTAGCATGTGGGTCAAAAAAAGACGCTTACGAATCTATTAAAGAAAATAAAAAACTTGTCGTGGCTGTCAGTCCAGACTATGCACCATTTGAGTTCAAAACTTTGGTAGACGGTAAAGACCAAGTTGTCGGTTCAGACATCAAATTGGCACAAGCTATCGCTGATGAACTTGGGGTTAAACTTGAAGTGACAACAATGAGCTTTGACAATGTCCTTTCTAGCCTTCAAGCTGGTAAGGCTGATATTGCCATCTCTGGTATCTCAGTGACTGATGAACGTAAGAAAACCTTCGATTTCTCAGATCCTTACTACGAAACACAAAATGCTATCATCGTTCGTAAAGATCAAGAATCTACCTACTCAAGCCTTGATGCTTTTAAAGGTAAAAAAGTAGCTGTTCAAAAAGGTACTATCGAAGAAGGACTTACTAAGAAACAATTGAAGGATTCAACAGTTGTATCACTTACAGCAATGGGTGAAGCCATTAACGAGGTTAAATCTGGCCAAGTTGATGCTGTTGACCTTGAAAAACCAGTAGCAGAAGGTTACGTGGCACAAAATCCAGATTTGGCTTTGGCAAGTGTTGCCCTCAAAGTTGACGATGGTGATGCTAAAGCAGTTGCAATGGCTAAAGGCAATGACAAATTGAAAGAAGCAGTCAACAAAGTCATCAAGAAAATGAAAGCCAACGGTACTTACGACGAGTACATCAAGGATGCTTCTAAATACACAGCAGTTGAGTAA
- a CDS encoding aminotransferase — translation MKLPRFGVEEWLNVHEKSAIYDIAGVSIKALTMEELFDLSGLDKEAFFAQLLKKKMDYGWIEGAPEFKTQVSSLYKDMPVDNILQTNGATGATMLALYALIEPEDHVISMYPTYQQLYDIPKSLGADVDLWEIEEDNNWLPDLDQLRRLIHPNTKMICINNANNPTGALMDTAYLEELVTIAKEVDAYIFSDEVYRSFDQPAPSIVDLYEKGIAVNSLSKTYSIPGIRVGWVASNTEVADILRDYRDYTMICAGVFDDMVATLVLENKEAILKRNRQIVEENLALMDAWIAKEPKASWVRPASVSTSFVKLDVNRPIEDFALELLQDYGVLVVPGNRFDKESHVRIGYCCDKEVLQKGLEKLSQFLNKC, via the coding sequence ATGAAGCTACCACGTTTTGGTGTTGAAGAATGGCTGAATGTCCATGAAAAGTCTGCCATATATGATATCGCAGGAGTTTCAATTAAGGCCCTCACAATGGAAGAATTATTTGACTTATCAGGCCTTGATAAGGAAGCCTTTTTTGCTCAACTACTAAAGAAAAAGATGGATTACGGCTGGATTGAAGGGGCACCAGAGTTCAAAACTCAAGTGTCTAGCTTATACAAGGACATGCCGGTTGATAATATCCTCCAAACTAATGGGGCTACAGGAGCGACGATGCTAGCTCTTTATGCGCTTATTGAGCCTGAGGACCATGTCATTTCCATGTATCCAACTTATCAGCAGCTCTATGACATTCCTAAGTCACTAGGAGCAGATGTGGACCTCTGGGAGATTGAGGAGGACAATAACTGGTTGCCTGATTTGGACCAACTTCGCCGTCTGATTCACCCAAATACCAAGATGATCTGCATTAACAATGCCAACAATCCTACTGGTGCCCTTATGGATACTGCTTACCTTGAGGAGCTTGTGACTATCGCTAAAGAAGTAGACGCCTATATCTTCTCAGATGAGGTCTATCGCAGTTTTGACCAACCTGCACCTTCTATTGTGGATTTGTATGAAAAGGGCATTGCCGTCAACAGTCTTTCAAAGACCTATTCCATTCCTGGTATTCGTGTGGGTTGGGTAGCTTCTAACACTGAGGTGGCGGACATTCTACGTGACTACCGCGACTACACGATGATTTGTGCTGGAGTCTTTGATGATATGGTGGCTACCCTTGTCTTGGAAAATAAAGAGGCCATCTTGAAACGCAACCGTCAGATTGTAGAGGAAAATCTCGCCCTTATGGATGCCTGGATTGCCAAAGAGCCTAAGGCGTCTTGGGTTAGGCCTGCTAGTGTGTCAACTTCCTTCGTCAAATTAGATGTGAATCGTCCTATCGAAGATTTTGCCTTAGAGCTTCTTCAGGACTATGGTGTGCTTGTGGTTCCAGGGAACCGTTTTGACAAGGAGTCCCATGTCCGCATCGGTTATTGTTGTGATAAGGAAGTCCTTCAAAAGGGCTTAGAAAAACTGTCGCAATTTCTTAATAAATGTTGA
- the mscL gene encoding large conductance mechanosensitive channel protein MscL, translating into MIKELKDFLFKGNVLDLAVAVVMGAAFNAIITSLVGDIITPLILNPVVKAANVENLSKLSWNGIAYGSFLSAVINFIIVGTTLFFVVKAASKATALSKKEAEDAAEAAGPSQEELLAEIRDLLANK; encoded by the coding sequence ATGATTAAAGAACTTAAAGACTTTTTGTTCAAGGGTAACGTCCTTGACCTCGCTGTAGCCGTTGTTATGGGGGCTGCTTTCAACGCTATTATCACTTCACTTGTTGGTGATATCATCACACCACTTATCCTTAACCCAGTTGTTAAGGCCGCTAACGTTGAGAACCTTTCTAAATTGTCATGGAACGGTATCGCATACGGTAGCTTCTTGAGCGCAGTTATCAACTTCATCATCGTTGGTACTACTCTCTTCTTCGTTGTTAAAGCTGCTAGCAAAGCAACAGCTCTTAGCAAAAAAGAAGCTGAGGATGCTGCTGAAGCAGCAGGTCCATCACAAGAAGAATTGCTTGCTGAAATCCGCGATCTTCTTGCAAACAAATAA
- the rpsU gene encoding 30S ribosomal protein S21: MSKTVVRKNESLDDALRRFKRSVTKAGTLQEARKREHYEKPSVKRKRKSEAARKRKKF, translated from the coding sequence ATGTCAAAAACAGTAGTACGTAAAAACGAATCACTTGACGACGCTCTTCGTCGTTTCAAACGTTCTGTGACTAAAGCTGGTACTCTTCAAGAGGCTCGTAAACGTGAACATTACGAAAAACCTTCTGTAAAACGTAAACGTAAATCAGAGGCAGCTCGCAAACGTAAAAAATTCTAA
- the dnaG gene encoding DNA primase: protein MVIDKALIEDIKSSTNIVDVIGEVVSLNRAGRNYLGLCPFHKEKTPSFNVIEDRQFYHCFGCGKSGDVFKFLEEYRQISFQESVKVLADRLGIAVTIDAPRQAQQQNSPNQAFYDLHEDALKFYHAVLMTTKIGEAARAYLYERGMTDDLLKTFQIGLAPDEPDYLYQSVSKKYDEEVLTESGLFNLSESNRLFDTFKNRIMFPLKNEFGKTIGFSGRVWTKEDIEKGQAKYKNTRATRIFNKSYELYHLNQAKPVIQKTHEVYLMEGFMDVIAAYRAGHVNAVASMGTALTPEHVNRLRKLTKKIVLTYDGDKAGQNAIAKSLELLSDFQVDIVKIPDNMDPDEYLQKTSEEALGKLLVESRISDVEFWIGQLKPANVDNLQAEIAYVEQIAKIIAKSPSVTAQNSYISKVADLLPDFDFFQVEQAVNNERLTMRNQQTAQLSAASNSAYESSASGFRGTVKLPSTPKITGLRRAENQLFHRMLNHPMILNDYRMREEFFFQTPELEELYHILKQDGQIDTVALSVLSQEVQTAYYQVLEEILPPETSLEEVQAIEERRNHFLREQDFRRQSKQIRESSNHGDVDAAVEALQMLIDQKRDME, encoded by the coding sequence ATGGTAATTGATAAAGCTTTAATAGAAGATATTAAGAGTAGTACCAATATCGTCGACGTGATTGGTGAAGTTGTCAGTCTTAATCGCGCAGGTCGTAATTACCTTGGCTTATGCCCCTTCCATAAGGAAAAAACTCCCTCATTCAACGTTATTGAGGATAGGCAGTTTTACCATTGCTTTGGTTGTGGCAAGTCTGGCGATGTCTTCAAATTTTTAGAAGAATATCGTCAGATTTCTTTCCAAGAAAGTGTCAAGGTTCTGGCAGACCGCTTAGGTATTGCAGTTACGATAGATGCACCAAGACAGGCTCAGCAGCAGAATTCTCCTAATCAAGCTTTCTATGATCTTCATGAGGATGCGCTGAAGTTTTATCACGCAGTCTTGATGACGACTAAGATAGGAGAAGCAGCGCGTGCCTACCTCTATGAACGTGGCATGACTGACGATTTACTTAAGACCTTCCAGATTGGTCTAGCCCCTGACGAACCAGATTACCTCTATCAGTCTGTATCAAAAAAATATGACGAAGAGGTACTGACAGAATCAGGTCTTTTTAATCTTTCTGAAAGTAATCGTCTTTTCGATACCTTTAAAAATCGAATCATGTTCCCGCTTAAAAATGAGTTTGGAAAGACCATCGGTTTTTCAGGGCGTGTTTGGACTAAGGAAGATATTGAAAAAGGACAAGCCAAGTACAAAAATACAAGGGCTACTCGTATTTTCAATAAGTCCTATGAACTCTACCACCTCAATCAGGCTAAGCCAGTGATACAGAAAACCCATGAGGTCTATCTGATGGAAGGGTTCATGGATGTTATTGCGGCCTATAGAGCTGGGCATGTTAATGCAGTGGCTTCTATGGGAACGGCTTTGACTCCTGAGCATGTCAATCGTCTTCGTAAGTTAACCAAGAAAATTGTTCTTACCTATGATGGTGATAAGGCTGGGCAAAATGCGATTGCCAAGTCTCTTGAGCTTTTATCGGATTTTCAAGTCGATATTGTTAAAATTCCAGATAATATGGACCCTGATGAATATCTACAGAAAACATCTGAAGAGGCTTTGGGTAAACTCTTGGTCGAATCCCGCATTTCAGATGTGGAATTTTGGATAGGACAGCTCAAGCCTGCCAATGTAGACAATCTTCAAGCAGAGATTGCCTATGTCGAGCAGATTGCTAAGATTATTGCCAAGTCACCTTCTGTAACGGCACAAAATTCCTACATTTCCAAGGTGGCTGACCTTCTGCCAGACTTTGATTTTTTCCAAGTCGAGCAAGCGGTCAATAACGAACGATTGACTATGAGGAATCAGCAGACGGCTCAATTATCGGCTGCTAGTAATAGTGCTTATGAGTCTTCAGCGTCAGGATTCAGAGGGACGGTCAAACTACCTTCTACACCTAAGATTACAGGCCTTCGTCGAGCGGAAAACCAACTCTTCCATCGCATGTTAAATCATCCGATGATTTTGAATGACTATCGCATGAGAGAGGAGTTTTTCTTCCAAACACCTGAGTTAGAGGAGCTCTATCATATTCTGAAGCAAGATGGTCAAATCGATACGGTGGCCTTGTCTGTACTTTCTCAAGAGGTGCAAACAGCCTATTATCAGGTTTTAGAGGAGATTTTGCCACCTGAAACCAGTTTAGAGGAAGTCCAGGCTATTGAAGAGCGTAGAAATCATTTTCTGAGGGAACAGGACTTCCGTAGGCAAAGTAAACAAATAAGAGAATCAAGTAACCACGGTGATGTGGATGCAGCGGTAGAAGCGCTGCAAATGCTCATCGACCAAAAACGAGATATGGAGTAA
- a CDS encoding transporter substrate-binding domain-containing protein produces MKTWKKLLLGFAGIFALTALAACSSSKDSLEKVQDKGTLTVALNPHFAPFEFKTIQNGKDTIVGADVEIAKAIADELGVKVKFSEMSFDNVLANVQSGKADIAISGISATKERQKIFDFSDTYYESETVLVVKKDATGTYKQTGDFAKKSVAVQKGSIQENIAKANLSDANVVSLAQPGEAINELKSGQVEGVVLEKAIAKGYVDQNSDLAVSDITLKSDSKDAYAVAMPKGSDKLKEKVNKVIAKLKKEGKIDSYVQDAYTLSLKSSSK; encoded by the coding sequence ATGAAAACATGGAAAAAACTTTTGTTGGGATTTGCAGGGATTTTCGCTTTGACAGCTTTAGCAGCTTGTTCTTCGTCGAAGGACTCTTTGGAAAAGGTACAAGATAAAGGGACATTGACAGTTGCTCTTAATCCTCACTTTGCTCCTTTTGAATTTAAGACAATTCAAAATGGTAAGGATACGATTGTTGGGGCAGATGTCGAAATTGCTAAGGCAATTGCAGATGAGCTTGGCGTAAAAGTCAAATTCTCTGAAATGTCTTTTGATAATGTCTTAGCAAATGTTCAATCTGGTAAAGCAGACATCGCCATTTCCGGAATATCTGCCACTAAGGAACGTCAGAAAATCTTTGATTTCTCAGATACCTACTATGAGTCTGAAACGGTTCTTGTTGTCAAGAAAGATGCGACAGGAACTTACAAACAAACAGGTGATTTTGCTAAAAAATCTGTAGCTGTTCAAAAAGGTTCTATTCAAGAAAATATCGCCAAAGCCAACTTGTCAGATGCTAATGTGGTATCCTTGGCGCAACCTGGCGAAGCCATCAATGAATTGAAGTCTGGTCAAGTTGAAGGAGTAGTTCTTGAAAAGGCCATTGCAAAAGGTTATGTAGACCAAAACAGCGACCTAGCTGTGTCAGACATCACGCTCAAGTCTGATTCAAAAGATGCCTATGCTGTAGCGATGCCTAAAGGAAGCGATAAGCTAAAAGAAAAGGTTAATAAGGTTATCGCTAAACTCAAAAAAGAAGGTAAGATTGACAGCTATGTTCAAGATGCCTACACTCTTTCACTTAAGAGTTCTAGCAAATAA
- a CDS encoding 8-oxo-dGTP diphosphatase, with the protein MSRSQATILTNMCLIEDGRGNIVMQIRDPKRYYWSGAALPGGHIEAHEGLVESVIREVKEETGLTIKNPKLVGMKHFYTTDNERYLVFLYRTSDFEGEIHSTEEGEVRWVAREDVPKMDLAYDMLNLLRVFEEDNLSELFYRERLEDDFVREFW; encoded by the coding sequence ATGTCACGTTCACAAGCAACTATTTTAACTAATATGTGTCTCATCGAAGATGGCCGTGGAAATATTGTCATGCAAATCCGCGATCCAAAGCGTTATTACTGGTCGGGAGCAGCCCTACCCGGTGGCCATATCGAAGCACATGAAGGTCTGGTAGAATCAGTTATCCGTGAGGTTAAAGAAGAAACTGGCTTGACCATCAAAAACCCTAAATTAGTTGGTATGAAGCATTTTTACACGACAGATAACGAACGGTACTTGGTTTTCCTCTATAGGACCTCAGATTTTGAAGGAGAAATCCATTCAACAGAGGAGGGCGAAGTTCGCTGGGTTGCCAGGGAGGATGTGCCTAAGATGGACTTGGCTTATGACATGCTCAATCTGCTACGTGTCTTTGAAGAAGACAATCTCTCAGAACTTTTCTATCGGGAGCGCCTTGAAGATGACTTCGTCCGAGAATTTTGGTAA
- the uvrB gene encoding excinuclease ABC subunit UvrB, with the protein MIDRKEDNQFHLVSKYEPSGDQPQAIEALVDNIEGGEKAQILKGATGTGKTYTMSQVIQRVNKPTLVIAHNKTLAGQLYGEFKEFFPDNAVEYFVSYYDFYQPEAYVPSSDTYIEKDSSVNDEIDKLRHSATSALLERNDVIVVASVSCIYGLGSPKEYADSAVSLRPGQEISRDKLLNDLVDIQFERNDIDFQRGKFRVRGDVVEIFPASRDEHAFRVEFFGDEIDRICEIESLTGRNLGEVEHLVLFPATHFMTNEEHMEEAIQNIMEEMEAQVKQFEAEGKLIEAQRIRQRTEYDVEMLREMGYTNGVENYSRHMDGRKEGEPPFTLLDFFPEDFLIMIDESHMTMGQIKGMYNGDQARKKMLVDYGFRLPSALDNRPLRREEFESHVHQIVYVSATPGDYEMEQTETVVEQIIRPTGLLDPEVEVRPTMGQMDDLLGEINARTEKGERVFVTTLTKKMAEDLTDYLKEMGVKVKYMHSDIKTLERTEIIRDLRLGVFDVLIGINLLREGIDVPEVSLVAILDADKEGFLRNERGLIQTIGRAARNSEGHVIMYADKITESMQKAMDETARRREIQMAYNKEHGIVPQTIKKEIRDLISITKANEAEVAEDTVDYSAMNKKERQEAIKKLQKQMHEAAELLDFELAAQIRDMVLELKSMD; encoded by the coding sequence ATGATAGATAGAAAAGAAGACAACCAATTTCATTTGGTTTCTAAATATGAACCTTCTGGGGACCAACCTCAGGCCATTGAAGCCTTGGTTGATAATATTGAAGGTGGGGAGAAGGCTCAAATCCTAAAGGGAGCGACAGGGACAGGTAAGACCTATACCATGAGTCAGGTCATCCAGCGCGTGAATAAACCAACCTTGGTTATCGCCCATAATAAAACTTTGGCAGGTCAGCTTTACGGAGAATTCAAGGAGTTTTTCCCAGACAATGCTGTAGAATACTTCGTTTCCTACTATGATTTCTACCAGCCAGAGGCCTATGTGCCATCATCAGATACCTATATCGAAAAAGATAGCTCTGTAAACGATGAAATTGATAAGCTACGACACTCAGCAACGTCGGCCCTCCTTGAGCGTAATGATGTTATCGTTGTGGCTTCTGTTTCTTGTATTTACGGTTTGGGTTCGCCTAAAGAATATGCTGATTCAGCAGTCAGCCTTCGACCAGGTCAAGAGATTTCTCGAGATAAGTTGCTCAATGACCTAGTTGATATCCAGTTTGAGCGAAATGACATTGATTTCCAACGTGGGAAATTCCGTGTACGCGGTGATGTGGTCGAGATTTTCCCGGCTAGCCGTGATGAACATGCCTTTCGTGTCGAATTTTTCGGTGATGAGATTGACCGCATCTGTGAGATTGAGAGTCTGACAGGACGCAATCTAGGTGAAGTTGAGCACCTTGTTCTTTTCCCCGCGACTCACTTTATGACCAATGAAGAGCATATGGAAGAAGCCATCCAGAATATTATGGAAGAGATGGAAGCTCAGGTTAAGCAATTTGAAGCTGAGGGTAAGCTCATCGAGGCTCAACGTATCCGCCAAAGGACAGAATACGATGTTGAAATGCTTCGTGAGATGGGCTACACCAATGGTGTTGAAAACTACTCACGACACATGGATGGTCGTAAAGAAGGCGAGCCACCTTTCACCTTGCTTGATTTCTTCCCAGAAGATTTCCTCATAATGATTGATGAAAGCCACATGACCATGGGTCAGATTAAGGGAATGTATAACGGGGACCAAGCTCGTAAGAAGATGTTGGTTGATTACGGTTTCCGTTTGCCATCGGCACTTGATAACCGTCCCCTTCGACGTGAAGAATTTGAGAGTCATGTTCATCAGATTGTCTATGTGTCTGCTACTCCAGGTGACTATGAGATGGAGCAAACTGAGACTGTCGTTGAGCAAATTATCCGTCCGACAGGGCTTCTTGATCCAGAAGTCGAAGTTCGTCCAACCATGGGACAAATGGATGACCTCCTCGGTGAAATCAATGCTCGTACTGAAAAAGGCGAGCGTGTCTTTGTAACCACTTTGACTAAGAAGATGGCTGAAGACTTGACTGACTATCTCAAGGAAATGGGTGTCAAGGTCAAATACATGCACTCTGACATTAAGACTCTAGAGCGTACTGAGATTATCCGTGACCTACGTTTGGGTGTCTTTGATGTTCTTATCGGTATTAACCTTCTCCGTGAGGGGATTGACGTTCCTGAAGTTAGTCTGGTTGCTATTTTGGATGCTGATAAGGAAGGCTTCCTTCGTAATGAACGTGGACTTATCCAAACAATCGGACGTGCTGCCCGAAATAGTGAGGGGCACGTTATCATGTATGCGGATAAGATTACAGAGTCTATGCAGAAGGCCATGGATGAAACAGCTCGTCGTCGTGAAATCCAGATGGCCTATAATAAGGAGCATGGCATTGTTCCACAAACGATTAAGAAAGAAATTCGTGACCTTATTTCTATTACCAAGGCTAATGAAGCAGAAGTGGCAGAAGATACTGTGGACTACAGTGCCATGAACAAGAAAGAACGCCAAGAAGCCATCAAGAAACTTCAAAAGCAAATGCACGAAGCGGCAGAACTGCTTGACTTCGAGTTGGCGGCTCAAATCCGTGATATGGTTCTTGAGCTGAAGAGTATGGATTAA